The proteins below come from a single Myxococcales bacterium genomic window:
- a CDS encoding TlpA family protein disulfide reductase — protein sequence MVIAVVALGLGVMSLREEVDSPVARGLEAPAFSLPVLGGEGTVNLVDTRGQVVLLNFWATWCKPCEDEMPAMDRLYRSLAAEGFEMLAVSVDEEPEAVEKFRQRLGVSFPILLDPHQEVSRRYQTTGFPESLLIDRDGMIVERYIGPREWDHATYAKRIRKLLKKS from the coding sequence GTGGTGATCGCCGTCGTGGCCCTGGGCCTGGGCGTCATGTCGCTTCGCGAGGAAGTGGACAGCCCGGTCGCTCGTGGCCTCGAGGCGCCTGCATTCAGTCTCCCCGTGTTGGGGGGGGAGGGCACGGTCAACCTCGTGGATACCCGGGGCCAGGTGGTCTTGCTCAACTTCTGGGCGACCTGGTGCAAACCCTGCGAAGACGAAATGCCCGCGATGGATCGCCTCTACCGTTCATTAGCAGCGGAGGGCTTCGAAATGCTCGCGGTTTCGGTCGACGAAGAACCCGAAGCCGTGGAGAAGTTTCGCCAGCGGCTCGGGGTCAGTTTTCCGATCCTTCTCGATCCCCATCAGGAAGTTTCTCGCCGCTACCAGACGACCGGTTTTCCCGAGTCCCTGTTGATCGACCGGGATGGCATGATCGTCGAGCGCTACATCGGCCCGCGGGAATGGGATCATGCAACCTACGCAAAACGAATCCGAAAGCTGCTGAAGAAAAGCTGA
- the rplQ gene encoding 50S ribosomal protein L17 yields the protein MRHRKSGTILGRSSSHRKAMFRNMVTSLLEHEQIQTTDAKAKEVRRWAEKMITLGKRGDLHARRTALRIVRSKDVTAKLFDELADRYRDRPGGYTRIIKLGNRVGDAAAISLIELVDRPEA from the coding sequence ATGAGGCATCGCAAGAGCGGAACCATTCTTGGGCGCAGTAGCTCCCACCGAAAGGCCATGTTTCGCAACATGGTGACGTCGCTGCTCGAGCACGAGCAGATCCAGACGACCGACGCCAAGGCGAAGGAAGTGCGACGTTGGGCCGAAAAAATGATCACCCTGGGCAAGCGGGGAGATCTTCACGCGCGCAGGACCGCGCTCAGGATCGTCCGCAGCAAGGACGTGACAGCCAAACTCTTCGACGAGTTGGCCGATCGCTATCGCGATCGCCCAGGAGGCTACACCCGGATCATCAAGCTCGGGAACCGCGTCGGCGACGCCGCCGCGATCTCGTTGATCGAGTTGGTGGATCGCCCCGAGGCCTGA
- a CDS encoding DNA-directed RNA polymerase subunit alpha gives MQEQLIGRNWRELIRPRRLEVDEESSTNVYARFSCEPLEGGFGVTLGNALRRVLLSSLQGAAITSVRLNGVLHEFSTMQGVLEDVADVILNLKEVRLRMHTDGPKILRIQKKGEGVIRAADLVSDDQAIEVMNPDLKLCTLGAEAEFELEATVNWGKGYVLAEKHGSEDLPIGTIPIDSSFSPVRRVNYTVTPARVGRQTDYDKLSLEIWTDGTFEPADALAFAAKIVKEHVSIFINFDEPEEMAEPLAEEPEPLNPNLFRPVDELELSVRSANCLQNANIRFIGELVQRTESEMLKTKNFGRKSLNEIKETLAEMSLSLGMTIENLPARQELERMREQREA, from the coding sequence ATGCAAGAGCAGCTGATCGGACGGAATTGGCGCGAACTGATCCGCCCTCGCCGACTTGAAGTCGACGAAGAAAGCAGCACCAATGTCTATGCGCGTTTCAGTTGTGAGCCGCTGGAGGGTGGTTTTGGCGTGACCCTCGGCAACGCATTGCGCAGGGTCCTGCTGTCGTCGCTGCAAGGCGCGGCCATTACGAGTGTTCGTCTCAACGGCGTCCTTCACGAGTTCTCGACCATGCAGGGCGTACTCGAAGACGTCGCGGACGTGATCCTGAATCTCAAGGAAGTGCGTCTTCGCATGCACACCGACGGACCAAAAATTCTTCGCATTCAGAAGAAGGGTGAGGGCGTAATTCGCGCGGCGGATCTGGTGTCCGATGACCAGGCCATCGAAGTGATGAACCCCGATCTCAAGCTCTGCACCCTCGGCGCGGAGGCTGAATTCGAACTCGAGGCGACGGTCAATTGGGGCAAAGGCTACGTGCTCGCCGAGAAGCACGGCAGCGAAGACCTGCCGATCGGCACCATTCCGATCGATTCGTCGTTTTCGCCGGTCCGCCGAGTCAACTACACCGTGACTCCGGCTCGCGTTGGGCGACAGACGGACTACGACAAACTGAGCCTCGAGATCTGGACGGACGGCACCTTCGAGCCCGCAGATGCGTTGGCCTTCGCGGCCAAGATTGTGAAGGAACACGTTTCCATTTTCATCAATTTCGACGAGCCGGAAGAAATGGCCGAGCCTCTGGCAGAAGAGCCCGAGCCGCTCAACCCAAATCTCTTCCGCCCAGTCGACGAACTCGAACTCTCGGTTCGCTCCGCCAATTGTCTCCAGAATGCGAATATCCGCTTCATTGGAGAGTTGGTGCAACGCACCGAATCCGAGATGCTGAAGACCAAGAACTTCGGCCGGAAGTCACTCAACGAAATCAAGGAAACCCTGGCCGAGATGAGTCTCAGCCTCGGGATGACTATCGAGAACCTGCCCGCGCGGCAGGAACTCGAGCGCATGCGCGAACAGCGCGAGGCTTAG